The proteins below come from a single Oryzomicrobium terrae genomic window:
- a CDS encoding SurA N-terminal domain-containing protein — MFDAVRNNKRIVQVFLALIALPFAFFGVESYVRNAGGDGDVAKVGKTTISAQEFQRAYREQQERLRGALGANFDAKMFDTPEARLNVVNGLVDQRVLLLEAAKGRLYASDAQLAQVITRIPALQEDGQFSQAKYEQALKAQGLTIQGFEAQLRQDLTLQQVVGAVADTGLVAKAQAAQVLRIQMENREVAAYLLNPSQFVAKAKVDEAAARKYYDANGAQFQVPEQVKAEYVVLSADALKAQSAVGDAEVKAWYDSHQDRYQQAEERRASHILIMAEAAAPAADKAKAKAKAEALLAELKANPAKFAEIAKKESQDPGSAANGGDLGFFVRGAMVKPFADTVFSLKEGETSGVVQTDYGYHIIKLTGIKPGKVKPFEAVKGEIEAELKAQAAARKYAEAAENFSNLVYEQSDSLKPAADKFKLTIQTSAWLTRNAAPADAAQAASAANPKVLDALFADDALKNKRNTAAVEVAPNTLVAARVLEHKPASQHPFDEVKAAIIEQLTRQEVLKLVKAEGESQLAKLQSGEDKLAWSPAKGVSRMSPSQLPREALVALFKADVKKLPAYVGVELPGNGYGLFKITKVERPEKVDDTQVARLQEQYAQFAAQQDTAAYLAALRKKYGVEIHKAALENKER; from the coding sequence ATGTTTGATGCTGTCCGCAACAACAAGCGCATCGTTCAGGTCTTTCTCGCCCTGATCGCCCTTCCGTTCGCCTTTTTCGGAGTCGAGTCCTATGTTCGCAATGCGGGCGGGGACGGCGACGTTGCCAAGGTGGGCAAGACCACTATCTCGGCCCAGGAATTCCAGCGTGCCTACCGCGAGCAACAGGAGCGGCTGCGCGGTGCCCTCGGCGCCAATTTCGACGCCAAGATGTTCGATACCCCCGAGGCTCGCCTCAATGTGGTGAACGGCTTGGTGGATCAGCGCGTCCTGTTGCTCGAAGCGGCCAAGGGGCGGCTCTACGCCAGCGATGCCCAGTTGGCTCAGGTCATTACCCGGATTCCGGCCCTGCAGGAAGATGGTCAGTTTTCCCAGGCCAAGTACGAGCAGGCGCTCAAGGCCCAGGGATTGACGATCCAGGGGTTTGAAGCCCAGCTGCGCCAGGATCTGACCCTCCAGCAGGTCGTTGGCGCCGTGGCCGACACCGGTCTGGTCGCCAAGGCTCAGGCAGCCCAGGTATTGCGCATCCAGATGGAAAATCGCGAAGTGGCGGCCTACTTGCTCAATCCGAGCCAGTTCGTGGCCAAGGCCAAGGTGGACGAGGCCGCAGCGCGCAAGTACTACGACGCCAATGGCGCCCAGTTCCAGGTGCCCGAGCAGGTCAAGGCCGAATACGTGGTGTTGTCCGCCGATGCCCTGAAGGCCCAGTCCGCTGTCGGCGACGCCGAAGTGAAGGCCTGGTACGACAGCCACCAGGATCGCTACCAGCAGGCCGAAGAGCGTCGTGCCAGCCATATCCTGATCATGGCCGAAGCCGCCGCGCCGGCGGCCGACAAAGCCAAGGCGAAGGCCAAGGCCGAGGCGCTGCTGGCCGAACTCAAGGCCAACCCGGCCAAGTTTGCCGAGATCGCCAAGAAAGAATCCCAGGATCCAGGTTCTGCGGCCAACGGCGGCGACCTGGGGTTCTTCGTCAGGGGCGCCATGGTCAAGCCCTTCGCCGACACGGTTTTCTCCCTCAAGGAAGGCGAGACCTCTGGCGTGGTGCAAACCGATTACGGCTACCACATCATCAAGCTGACCGGCATCAAACCGGGTAAGGTGAAACCGTTCGAGGCGGTCAAGGGTGAGATCGAAGCCGAGCTGAAGGCCCAGGCGGCGGCTCGCAAGTACGCCGAAGCCGCGGAGAACTTCAGCAACCTGGTCTATGAACAGTCCGACAGCCTCAAGCCGGCCGCCGACAAGTTCAAGCTGACGATCCAGACCAGCGCCTGGCTGACCCGGAATGCCGCGCCTGCGGATGCCGCCCAGGCCGCGAGCGCTGCCAACCCCAAGGTCCTCGACGCGTTGTTTGCTGACGATGCACTCAAGAACAAGCGCAATACGGCGGCGGTGGAAGTGGCCCCCAATACCCTGGTTGCCGCCCGGGTGCTGGAGCACAAGCCGGCCAGCCAGCATCCCTTCGACGAGGTCAAGGCTGCCATCATCGAGCAACTGACTCGCCAGGAGGTCCTGAAGCTGGTGAAGGCCGAAGGCGAGTCGCAGCTGGCTAAGCTGCAATCCGGCGAGGACAAGCTGGCCTGGAGCCCGGCCAAGGGGGTTTCGCGCATGAGCCCGAGCCAACTGCCGCGGGAGGCCCTGGTCGCCCTGTTCAAGGCCGACGTGAAGAAGCTGCCGGCCTACGTAGGCGTGGAACTGCCGGGCAACGGCTATGGCCTGTTCAAGATCACCAAGGTGGAACGGCCGGAAAAGGTCGACGATACCCAGGTTGCACGCTTGCAGGAACAGTACGCCCAGTTCGCGGCCCAGCAGGATACGGCCGCCTACCTGGCGGCACTGCGCAAGAAGTATGGCGTCGAAATCCACAAGGCGGCTCTCGAGAACAAGGAACGCTAA
- the lon gene encoding endopeptidase La, translating to MSELTPPTETVELPLLPLRDVVVFPHMVIPLFVGRPKSIKALEAAMEAGKSILLVAQKSAAKDDPNPEDLYPIGCIANILQMLKLPDGTVKVLVEGGQRARVVSVDVQQSLFIAVASPISPEEEGDHEIEAMRRAVIAQFDQYVKLNKKIPPEILTSIAGIEEAGRLADTIAAHLPLKLEQKQDVLERFDVRERIEKLLAQLETEIDILQVEKRIRGRVKRQMEKSQREYYLNEQVKAIQKELGEGEDGADLEEMEKKIKAAGMSKEGTEKAMSELKKLKLMSPMSAEATVVRNYIETLTGLPWKKKTRISKDLAAAETTLNADHYGLEKVKERILEYLAVQQRVEKLKAPILCLVGPPGVGKTSLGQSIAKATNRKFVRMALGGVRDEAEIRGHRRTYIGSMPGKILQSMTKVGVRNPFFLLDEVDKMGQDFRGDPSSALLEVLDPEQNHTFQDHYVEVDFDLSDVMFVATANSLNIPAPLLDRMEIIRLSGYTEDEKVNIAIKYLLPKQMKNNGVKPTELTVAESAIRDIIRYYTREAGVRSLEREISKICRKVVKALVLKKKDGKVQVTAKNLDKYLGVHRYTFGVAEKENQVGQVTGLAWTEVGGELLTIECAVVPGKGVIQRTGSLGDVMKESVEAARSVVRARAQRLGIKDEVFEKKDIHIHVPEGATPKDGPSAGIAMTTALVSALTGIPVRCEVAMTGEITLRGEVLAIGGLKEKLLAAVRGGLKVALIPEENAKDLVDMPDTIKNKLEIVPVKWIDQVLERALERLPEALPEAEAAAAVPAAAEPQASGVMKH from the coding sequence ATGTCTGAATTGACCCCCCCGACCGAGACCGTGGAACTGCCACTCCTCCCCTTGCGGGACGTGGTGGTGTTCCCCCACATGGTGATTCCGCTGTTCGTCGGCCGGCCCAAGTCCATCAAGGCCTTGGAAGCCGCCATGGAAGCGGGCAAGAGCATCCTCCTGGTGGCCCAGAAATCTGCCGCCAAGGACGACCCCAACCCGGAAGATCTCTATCCCATCGGCTGCATCGCCAACATCCTGCAGATGCTCAAGCTGCCCGACGGCACTGTCAAGGTGCTGGTCGAGGGTGGCCAGCGCGCCCGGGTGGTGTCGGTGGACGTGCAGCAATCCCTCTTCATCGCCGTGGCTTCGCCCATTTCTCCCGAAGAAGAGGGGGATCATGAAATCGAGGCGATGCGTCGTGCGGTGATCGCTCAGTTCGACCAGTACGTCAAACTGAACAAAAAGATCCCGCCGGAAATCCTCACGTCGATTGCCGGGATTGAAGAGGCCGGCCGCTTGGCCGACACCATCGCTGCCCATCTGCCTCTCAAGCTGGAGCAGAAGCAGGACGTGCTGGAGCGCTTCGATGTACGCGAGCGCATCGAGAAGCTGCTTGCCCAACTCGAGACCGAGATCGACATCCTCCAGGTGGAAAAGCGCATCCGTGGCCGGGTCAAGCGGCAGATGGAGAAGAGCCAGCGCGAGTACTACCTGAACGAGCAGGTCAAGGCCATCCAGAAGGAGCTCGGCGAAGGTGAGGATGGCGCCGATCTCGAAGAGATGGAAAAGAAGATCAAGGCCGCCGGTATGAGCAAGGAGGGAACGGAAAAGGCCATGTCCGAGCTGAAGAAGCTCAAGCTGATGTCGCCCATGTCCGCCGAAGCTACGGTGGTGCGCAACTACATCGAAACCCTGACGGGTCTGCCCTGGAAGAAGAAGACCCGTATCAGCAAGGATCTGGCCGCCGCCGAAACCACGCTGAACGCCGACCATTATGGCCTGGAGAAGGTCAAGGAACGCATCCTTGAGTATCTTGCCGTGCAGCAGCGCGTCGAGAAGCTCAAGGCGCCGATCCTCTGCCTGGTCGGTCCTCCCGGGGTGGGTAAAACCTCCCTGGGCCAGTCCATCGCCAAGGCCACCAACCGCAAGTTCGTGCGCATGGCCCTGGGTGGCGTGCGTGACGAGGCTGAGATCCGCGGCCACCGCCGCACCTACATTGGTTCCATGCCCGGCAAGATTCTGCAGAGCATGACCAAGGTCGGTGTGCGCAACCCCTTCTTCCTCCTCGACGAGGTGGACAAGATGGGCCAGGACTTCCGTGGCGATCCTTCTTCCGCCTTGCTGGAAGTGCTCGACCCGGAGCAGAACCACACCTTCCAGGATCATTACGTGGAGGTGGACTTCGACCTGTCCGACGTGATGTTCGTGGCTACTGCCAACAGCCTGAACATTCCGGCGCCCCTGCTCGATCGCATGGAGATCATCCGCCTCTCCGGTTACACCGAGGATGAGAAGGTCAACATCGCCATCAAGTACCTGCTGCCCAAGCAGATGAAGAACAACGGCGTGAAGCCCACCGAATTGACGGTGGCTGAGTCCGCCATCCGCGACATCATCCGCTACTACACCCGGGAAGCCGGTGTGCGTAGCCTGGAGCGGGAAATCTCCAAGATCTGCCGCAAGGTGGTGAAGGCCCTGGTGCTGAAGAAGAAGGACGGCAAGGTACAGGTCACCGCCAAGAACCTGGACAAGTACCTGGGGGTGCATCGCTATACCTTCGGTGTTGCCGAGAAGGAAAACCAGGTGGGCCAAGTCACCGGCCTGGCCTGGACCGAGGTCGGCGGCGAACTGCTCACCATCGAATGCGCCGTGGTGCCGGGCAAGGGCGTCATCCAGCGCACCGGTTCCCTGGGCGACGTGATGAAGGAGTCGGTGGAAGCGGCCCGTTCCGTGGTGCGCGCCCGGGCCCAGCGTCTGGGTATCAAGGACGAGGTGTTCGAGAAGAAGGATATCCACATCCACGTACCCGAAGGTGCCACGCCCAAGGATGGCCCCTCTGCAGGTATCGCCATGACCACGGCTCTGGTGTCCGCGCTGACCGGCATCCCGGTCCGTTGCGAAGTGGCTATGACTGGCGAGATAACCCTGCGTGGCGAAGTCTTGGCCATCGGTGGTCTTAAGGAAAAGTTGCTTGCTGCAGTGCGCGGCGGCCTCAAGGTCGCGCTGATCCCCGAGGAGAACGCCAAGGACTTGGTGGATATGCCGGACACGATCAAGAACAAGCTTGAGATCGTGCCGGTGAAATGGATCGATCAGGTGTTGGAACGTGCCCTTGAGCGCCTGCCCGAAGCGCTGCCGGAAGCCGAAGCCGCTGCCGCGGTGCCGGCCGCGGCGGAGCCCCAGGCCAGTGGCGTTATGAAGCACTGA
- the fabI gene encoding enoyl-ACP reductase FabI encodes MGFLATKRILITGLLSKHSIAYGIAKACAREGAQLAFTYQNERFKDRVAKFAQEFDTELLFPLDVASDADIDNLFVELGKHWEGLDGIVHSIAYAPGEALAGDFLNGLSREAFHIAHDISSYSFPALAKAARPLLEKGNNASLVCLTYLGAERTMPNYNVMGLAKASLEAATRYMAVALGPQGIRVNALSAGPIRTLAASGIGSFGKLLAYNAHHAPLRRNVTIDEVGNAAAFLLSDLASGMTGETMYVDGGFNTTALGNAEAGGESA; translated from the coding sequence ATGGGTTTCCTCGCCACCAAGCGCATTCTGATTACCGGCCTGCTGTCCAAACATTCCATTGCCTACGGCATCGCCAAGGCCTGCGCCCGTGAAGGCGCCCAACTGGCCTTTACCTACCAGAACGAACGCTTCAAGGATCGCGTCGCCAAGTTCGCCCAGGAATTCGACACCGAGTTGCTCTTCCCCCTCGACGTGGCCAGCGACGCCGACATCGACAACCTCTTCGTCGAACTGGGCAAGCACTGGGAAGGGCTGGACGGGATCGTGCACTCCATTGCCTACGCCCCGGGCGAGGCCCTCGCTGGGGACTTCCTCAATGGTCTGTCCCGCGAAGCGTTCCACATCGCTCACGACATTTCCTCCTACAGCTTTCCGGCCCTGGCCAAGGCCGCGCGTCCGTTGCTGGAAAAGGGCAACAATGCCTCCCTGGTCTGTCTCACCTACCTGGGCGCCGAGCGCACCATGCCCAACTACAACGTGATGGGCCTGGCCAAGGCCAGTCTGGAGGCCGCAACCCGCTACATGGCGGTAGCCCTCGGTCCTCAGGGTATCCGCGTTAATGCCCTGTCCGCAGGTCCGATCCGGACCCTGGCCGCTTCCGGCATCGGTAGTTTCGGCAAGCTACTGGCCTACAACGCCCACCACGCGCCGTTGCGTCGCAATGTGACCATCGACGAAGTGGGCAATGCAGCGGCGTTCCTGCTCTCCGACCTGGCGTCGGGCATGACTGGCGAAACCATGTACGTGGATGGCGGCTTTAACACCACTGCATTGGGCAACGCCGAGGCTGGTGGCGAATCCGCCTAA
- a CDS encoding HU family DNA-binding protein, with translation MNKSELIEQIAKSAEISKAAAGRALDATVASIKTSLKKGGMVTLVGFGTFYVGKRAARSGRNPRTGAAIKIKAAKVPKFRAGKALKDAVN, from the coding sequence GTGAACAAATCCGAACTGATCGAACAAATCGCCAAGTCAGCCGAGATTTCCAAAGCTGCCGCTGGTCGTGCGCTGGATGCCACAGTGGCATCCATCAAAACCAGCCTCAAAAAAGGGGGAATGGTGACGCTGGTGGGGTTTGGCACTTTCTACGTAGGCAAGCGGGCGGCGCGAAGTGGCAGAAATCCGCGTACCGGCGCCGCAATCAAGATCAAGGCGGCAAAAGTCCCTAAGTTCCGCGCTGGCAAAGCCCTGAAGGATGCGGTAAACTAA